A genomic region of Palaemon carinicauda isolate YSFRI2023 chromosome 11, ASM3689809v2, whole genome shotgun sequence contains the following coding sequences:
- the LOC137650227 gene encoding small ribosomal subunit protein uS11: MAPRKGKTPKEEVQVQLGPQVREGENVFAVCHIYASYNDTFVHVTDLSGRETIIRVTGGQKVKADRDESSPYAAMLAAQDVAEKCKTLGINALHVKIRATGGNKTKTPGPGGQSALRALARAGMKIGRIEDVTPVPSDSNRRKGGRRGRRL; the protein is encoded by the exons ATGGCTCCTCGTAAAGGAAAGACCCCAAAAGAAGAGGTCCAAGTTCAATTGGGTCCtcaagtgagagagggagagaatgtgTTTGCTGTGTGCCACATTTATGCCAGCTACAACGATACTTTTGTGCACGTAACTGATCTCTCTGGTCGTGAAACCATTATCCGCGTTACTGGTGGTCAGAAAGTGAAAGCTGACAGAGATGAGTCCTCCCCTTATGCTGCTATGTTGGCTGCCCAG GATGTTGCTGAAAAATGCAAGACACTTGGCATCAATGCCCTTCATGTAAAGATTCGTGCCACTGGTGGCAACAAGACGAAGACACCAGGACCAGGTGGACAGTCTGCTCTGCGTGCTCTTGCTCGTGCTGGCATGAAAATTGGCCGTATTGAG GATGTCACACCAGTACCCTCAGACAGCAACAGAAGAAAGGGTGGTCGCCGCGGTAGGCGTTTGTAA